A section of the Clostridium felsineum DSM 794 genome encodes:
- a CDS encoding sce7726 family protein, whose product MEYGNNLIIKRLFTRNIMNDLIKNRKNDTFTYAINRYLNETKSKKYNDLISEIYKLAGKQYRMEYFYKNTLLNKLLLGKHSLKTTTALTELAICKSKADFVMINGKGVVYEIKTELDTLERLENQIQDYYKVFKYVCVVTCEEHYEKLREKLLNTKVGIYVLTKKNTISVKKEPEEEDSFLDKKAIFKVLRKKEYEEIIFENVGYLPETSQFKYYNECYKLFQEISINVIHKSMLDKLKKRMNIEIQEYKNCVPYELKFLIYFSQYNKEDYENLEIFLQSEFGG is encoded by the coding sequence ATGGAGTATGGGAATAATTTGATTATAAAGAGATTATTTACTAGAAATATCATGAATGATCTTATAAAAAACAGAAAAAATGATACATTCACATATGCTATTAATCGCTATCTGAATGAAACTAAATCCAAAAAATACAATGATTTAATTTCTGAGATATATAAATTGGCAGGAAAGCAATATAGAATGGAATATTTTTATAAAAATACACTATTAAATAAGCTATTATTGGGAAAACACAGTTTGAAAACGACAACCGCATTAACAGAATTAGCTATATGCAAATCTAAAGCTGATTTTGTAATGATTAACGGAAAGGGTGTTGTTTATGAAATAAAGACAGAATTAGACACTTTAGAGCGACTTGAAAATCAAATACAAGATTATTATAAAGTTTTTAAATATGTATGTGTGGTTACATGTGAAGAGCATTATGAAAAATTAAGGGAAAAATTATTAAATACAAAAGTAGGAATTTATGTTTTAACGAAGAAAAATACAATTAGCGTAAAAAAAGAACCAGAAGAGGAAGATTCTTTTTTAGATAAAAAAGCAATTTTTAAAGTATTAAGAAAGAAAGAATATGAGGAGATCATTTTCGAAAATGTTGGATATTTGCCTGAAACGTCTCAATTTAAATACTATAATGAATGCTACAAGTTATTTCAAGAGATAAGTATAAATGTTATACATAAGAGTATGCTAGATAAGTTAAAAAAGAGAATGAATATTGAGATTCAAGAGTATAAAAATTGTGTACCATATGAATTGAAATTTTTAATTTATTTCTCACAATATAATAAGGAAGACTATGAAAATTTAGAAATATTTTTACAAAGTGAATTTGGAGGATGA
- a CDS encoding sce7725 family protein, translated as MYLPYLRGRQFELLALRELLEKKLIGTKIIPIIEPIKPTSTLIKTLKLYTVNQRSLAIIMNPRVGKFSAEVRKMRDTNKDNNIIKSLYDSMNQENAIKAYIMTGKIAEKIKSKEDNNKFIIINDNRDTLDYYLDVYNEECPMFTLIPDDRIFRISVENGRVLFSDRFKKKERNVDYIKKDDEFFSDDHLFFMEEGYKGFSDYSVVGQEFNDSGFAPLAVAIHIAYFDNKKNLRIKHFVSDSNEDISDPAGKFGEALEKLVFWVRDNEIPLTEALKEFNELYYTGKYPGLGTVKKLSIMHHIELINKYLEGEV; from the coding sequence ATGTATTTACCATATTTAAGAGGAAGACAGTTTGAATTACTTGCGCTAAGAGAGCTTTTAGAAAAGAAACTAATTGGAACTAAAATTATACCTATTATTGAGCCTATAAAGCCTACATCAACATTGATAAAGACCCTTAAATTATATACAGTAAACCAAAGAAGTTTAGCAATAATTATGAATCCAAGGGTTGGTAAGTTTTCAGCAGAAGTAAGAAAAATGAGGGATACTAATAAAGATAATAATATTATTAAATCATTATATGATAGTATGAATCAAGAAAATGCTATTAAAGCATACATTATGACGGGGAAAATAGCAGAAAAAATAAAGTCTAAAGAGGATAATAATAAATTTATAATAATAAATGATAATAGAGATACTTTGGATTATTATTTAGATGTATATAACGAGGAATGTCCAATGTTTACTTTGATTCCAGACGATAGAATCTTTAGGATAAGTGTAGAGAATGGAAGAGTGCTATTTTCAGATAGATTTAAAAAGAAAGAAAGAAATGTAGATTATATAAAAAAAGACGATGAATTTTTTTCAGATGATCATTTGTTCTTTATGGAGGAAGGATATAAGGGATTCTCTGATTATTCAGTAGTTGGACAAGAATTTAATGATTCAGGATTTGCCCCTTTGGCTGTTGCCATTCATATAGCCTATTTTGATAATAAAAAAAATTTAAGAATAAAGCATTTTGTATCAGACTCTAATGAAGATATTAGTGATCCAGCAGGAAAGTTTGGAGAGGCATTAGAAAAACTAGTTTTTTGGGTAAGAGATAACGAAATTCCTTTAACAGAAGCTTTAAAAGAGTTTAATGAACTTTATTATACAGGTAAATATCCAGGATTGGGAACCGTAAAAAAATTATCAATAATGCATCATATTGAATTAATCAATAAATATTTAGAGGGAGAAGTATAA
- a CDS encoding RES family NAD+ phosphorylase, producing MICCIECFRDTELKSMISSYEKKGDCEICGAKDTYIYDTVNDNYLAEYLDELLDVYTYKERLPCDYPVNLLNNLSKELVEKWRMFNISEEKVRELIINICKEKYDSESKLFIEPIGILELYDKDYLEKNCILKTHQWESFKYSITNINRFHSDHINTEVLGKLFGNMCSEYKTGTILYRARISDESGYKSKDMGAPPPRLISAGRANSEGISCLYLADNIDTTIHEIRARDLDYISVGSFELKKNIKVVDLSYIENFSPFSTGYDLTWLAVNIELLKKIGKEISKPLRRQDSILDYLPTQYISDFVKHLGYDGIKYKSTLSSDGNNFAIFSEKNFKCNKVEVYHINELEYHKKKVK from the coding sequence ATGATATGTTGTATTGAATGTTTTAGAGATACGGAGTTAAAATCAATGATTTCTTCTTATGAAAAAAAGGGAGATTGTGAAATTTGTGGAGCTAAAGATACATATATTTATGATACTGTAAATGATAATTATTTGGCGGAATATTTAGATGAATTATTAGATGTATATACTTATAAAGAGAGATTACCATGTGACTATCCTGTGAACTTATTAAATAATCTCAGTAAGGAACTTGTTGAAAAATGGAGAATGTTTAATATATCAGAAGAGAAAGTAAGAGAACTAATTATAAATATATGTAAAGAAAAATATGATTCAGAATCAAAATTATTTATTGAGCCTATAGGTATATTAGAGTTATATGATAAAGATTACTTAGAAAAAAATTGTATATTAAAAACTCATCAATGGGAAAGTTTCAAATATTCAATAACTAATATAAATAGATTTCATTCAGACCATATTAATACAGAAGTATTAGGCAAGCTATTTGGCAATATGTGTTCAGAATATAAAACAGGTACTATATTATATAGAGCAAGAATCTCAGATGAAAGTGGCTATAAATCAAAAGATATGGGGGCACCACCTCCTAGATTGATATCAGCAGGTCGAGCCAATTCAGAAGGGATAAGCTGTTTGTATTTAGCGGATAATATTGATACAACAATTCATGAAATAAGGGCACGTGATTTAGATTATATATCAGTGGGAAGCTTTGAACTAAAAAAGAATATTAAAGTTGTTGATTTAAGTTATATAGAAAACTTTAGTCCGTTTTCAACTGGATATGATCTTACATGGCTTGCAGTAAACATAGAACTTTTGAAGAAAATTGGAAAAGAGATATCCAAGCCACTGAGAAGGCAAGATAGTATTTTAGATTATTTACCAACTCAATATATAAGTGATTTTGTTAAACATTTAGGATATGATGGAATAAAATATAAAAGTACTCTTAGTTCTGATGGAAATAATTTTGCTATTTTTAGTGAGAAGAATTTTAAGTGCAATAAAGTTGAAGTATATCATATAAACGAATTGGAATATCATAAGAAAAAAGTAAAATAA
- a CDS encoding DEAD/DEAH box helicase translates to MSDSLFYCDIKNGSKISGFISAFEEYSQKESKQAYIIKQALGTTKDNDYNYDDEAIILVPKHKIIVMNYGIIDSKDFEHFLEDFTEDLGYLSDKFSYKKILGRPREWQKLITSEDFHEDMADDISGFLEDKSVQSDDERKIDLLISLLIGSINDIEKLGLENPETLLDKVKKKIILFDGMQSRFIYEKVDKPQVVIQGLAGTGKTELLLHKLRETYIENKNSRIVFTCFNKVLADDMKNRIPRFFNFMKVEEQIEWDSRLWVFSSWGSQSVPNSGLYSYICSKYGLQFKRFSYINTFDKVCEDACEQLKLIENLEPCFDYIFIDESQDFSQSFFDLCSLVTKVRIYIAGDIFQNIFDMNIENSVECDYLLNKCYRTDPKTLMFAHSIGMGLYEKPVIRWLEDREWESCGYEYERKNGKFILNRTPIRRFEDVESINSIQLRGCSIDYFTEEILTCIDEIRQNNSTVSPDDIAVVFVGNTKNNYEIADSLMVEIDKKYNWEINKGYITKTKVKDQLFVSNTNNIKGLEFPFVICVETSKITDRIHQRNSIYMILTRSFLTSYFIVNSDNTEFIEIYKNTIDNINKDGFMKLREPDKKEKEEQEEKIKIMAQAKKKSVEDIINQVCKEDYPKLSRKYVIMLYNTIPTIIENESEEEVITKTRGMIKVILGD, encoded by the coding sequence ATGTCAGATAGTTTATTTTATTGTGATATAAAAAATGGTAGTAAAATATCAGGATTTATTTCAGCATTCGAGGAATACTCTCAAAAGGAATCAAAACAAGCATATATAATAAAACAAGCATTAGGAACAACTAAGGATAATGATTATAATTATGATGATGAAGCAATTATTTTGGTTCCAAAGCATAAAATTATTGTAATGAATTATGGCATAATTGATAGTAAAGATTTTGAGCATTTTTTGGAAGATTTCACGGAGGATTTAGGCTATCTATCTGATAAGTTTAGTTACAAGAAAATATTGGGACGACCAAGAGAATGGCAAAAATTAATTACAAGTGAAGATTTTCATGAGGATATGGCTGATGATATTTCAGGTTTCTTAGAAGATAAGTCAGTACAATCTGATGATGAAAGAAAGATAGATCTTCTTATATCTTTATTAATAGGAAGTATAAATGACATAGAAAAATTAGGATTAGAAAATCCTGAAACTTTATTGGACAAAGTAAAAAAGAAAATTATACTATTTGATGGTATGCAAAGTAGATTTATTTATGAAAAAGTTGATAAACCACAAGTAGTAATACAGGGATTAGCAGGCACTGGAAAAACAGAATTGCTATTACATAAATTACGTGAAACATATATTGAAAATAAAAATAGTAGAATTGTATTTACTTGCTTTAATAAAGTTTTAGCAGATGATATGAAAAATAGAATTCCTAGATTTTTTAATTTTATGAAGGTTGAGGAGCAGATTGAATGGGATAGTCGCCTTTGGGTTTTTTCAAGTTGGGGATCACAGAGTGTACCAAATTCAGGATTATATAGTTATATATGTTCAAAATATGGTTTGCAATTCAAAAGATTTTCGTATATTAATACTTTTGACAAGGTATGTGAGGATGCCTGCGAGCAACTTAAATTGATAGAAAACCTTGAACCTTGTTTTGATTATATTTTTATTGATGAAAGTCAAGATTTCTCACAGAGCTTTTTTGATTTATGTAGCTTAGTAACAAAAGTAAGAATTTATATTGCAGGAGATATATTTCAAAATATTTTTGATATGAATATTGAAAATTCTGTAGAATGTGATTATTTACTTAATAAATGTTATCGTACAGATCCTAAAACTTTAATGTTTGCTCATTCCATAGGTATGGGATTGTATGAAAAACCTGTAATACGTTGGTTGGAAGATAGAGAATGGGAATCTTGTGGGTACGAATACGAAAGAAAGAATGGAAAATTTATACTTAACAGAACACCAATTAGGCGGTTTGAGGATGTTGAATCCATAAATAGTATACAACTTAGAGGTTGCTCCATTGATTATTTTACAGAAGAAATTTTAACATGCATTGATGAAATAAGACAAAATAATTCTACTGTTTCACCTGATGATATTGCCGTGGTTTTTGTAGGTAATACAAAAAATAATTATGAAATAGCAGATAGTTTGATGGTTGAAATAGATAAAAAATATAATTGGGAAATTAATAAGGGCTATATAACAAAGACTAAAGTAAAAGATCAATTATTTGTAAGTAATACTAATAATATAAAAGGTTTAGAATTTCCATTTGTAATTTGTGTAGAAACGAGTAAAATAACAGATCGTATACATCAAAGAAATTCCATATATATGATTCTAACTCGTTCATTTTTAACGTCATATTTTATTGTGAATAGTGATAATACTGAATTTATAGAAATATATAAAAATACAATTGATAATATTAATAAAGATGGCTTTATGAAGTTAAGGGAACCAGATAAGAAAGAAAAAGAGGAGCAGGAAGAAAAAATTAAAATTATGGCTCAAGCTAAAAAGAAATCTGTTGAAGATATAATAAATCAAGTATGTAAAGAAGATTATCCCAAACTATCACGTAAATATGTAATAATGTTGTATAACACTATACCAACTATTATTGAAAATGAATCCGAAGAAGAGGTTATAACTAAAACAAGAGGAATGATAAAAGTTATTTTGGGGGATTAA
- a CDS encoding WXG100 family type VII secretion target, translated as MAQISVTPEELKSQAQVYIQSKEEIDQAIQKVNSMNSTIAEEWKGQAFQAYLEQYNQLHQTVVQFENLLESINQQLNKYADTVAERDAQDAQSFGF; from the coding sequence ATGGCTCAAATCTCTGTAACACCCGAAGAGTTAAAATCTCAGGCACAGGTTTACATTCAATCTAAAGAAGAAATCGATCAAGCAATTCAAAAAGTGAATTCAATGAATAGCACAATTGCTGAAGAATGGAAAGGTCAAGCCTTCCAAGCGTATTTGGAACAATACAATCAACTTCATCAAACTGTTGTTCAGTTTGAAAACCTTCTTGAGAGTATTAATCAACAATTGAACAAATACGCAGATACTGTTGCTGAACGTGATGCACAAGATGCTCAGAGCTTCGGTTTCTAA
- the essA gene encoding type VII secretion protein EssA: protein MLRASVSNKSRCYFLWHLLLKNRLLLFICMVLGLFFLANPPCFADDNGSLQLNPNVITNSDGGIGTTSDFSIRNQLFTPTIDKLAKEQAQDNVPKQRKTLDFSKQTTNTLYNANTKKVVKQLFVDYKPQVIAASTSTSYSKTTIWYWIISLAAVPLIVLAIFLGRKNAKRRLRKKNERTH, encoded by the coding sequence ATGCTCAGAGCTTCGGTTTCTAATAAATCAAGATGCTACTTTTTGTGGCATCTTTTGTTAAAAAATAGACTATTACTATTCATCTGTATGGTTTTGGGGCTATTTTTTTTGGCGAACCCTCCATGTTTTGCAGATGATAATGGAAGCCTTCAGCTTAATCCTAATGTGATTACCAATTCAGATGGAGGTATTGGAACAACAAGCGACTTCTCAATACGAAACCAGCTTTTTACTCCTACAATTGACAAGCTTGCAAAAGAGCAGGCTCAGGATAATGTTCCAAAACAAAGAAAGACACTCGATTTCTCAAAGCAGACAACCAATACACTCTACAATGCAAATACAAAAAAGGTTGTAAAACAGCTATTTGTGGACTATAAGCCGCAAGTTATTGCAGCTAGTACGAGCACGAGTTATTCTAAAACAACGATTTGGTATTGGATCATTTCACTAGCTGCGGTTCCATTGATTGTTTTAGCTATTTTCTTAGGACGAAAAAATGCAAAAAGGAGATTAAGAAAGAAAAATGAGCGAACGCATTGA